CAAGCATGGGTGTCATCACCAATGATGTTTCTGAACCATGTTCTTATAGTACCAAGGAGTGGAGATTATCTGATGTTTACATCCGGGACAATCAAAGTATTCATCATCCACCAACAAGTGAGAAAATACTAATTTTACTACGTTTTccttctttacattatgtaagttagtatttatgttttattgttttttgcttttttacagtgGGTGCATATGACAGATCTTTAACTGGCTCAGACTATGACTCACTTCCTGGATCCAGTCAGAGTGGATCAATGACCTTATCACTGAGCTCTGGGATTGGCTCACTGAGAGAGCAACAGCTCAGAGCTTTCTATAAGAGCAGAGCAGAAGGGGACACGTGTAGTGTATCATCAAAATCAAGTAAAAAGGAATTTCTGGATGAACAAGACTGAGTTGTTGGATCCTGCCATTAAAACTGGGCTGCTGTAAGGACGGAGTGAAGTGGCCCATAGGAGAATAAAAGAATGActcgatattttttttttctaaactaAACCATAAAATTCTAAATATAAAACGgttagttctggtccttgattctgattggttgagccgtgTTCTTAGCTGTTGTAAAAGTCACAAAACATACAGCTGACCTCATACTGTtaacccgaatgttcaaagtaattatgttggcttgacagaaCCAACATACTGATCTTGTATCTAAGCTTATTATTCTTCCGATTCTTCTTCTGATCCCCAAAATTTCTGACTgctactcctcctagagctttcaaactacatccaccaaactttccacaaaccttcagtctggtctgacttgagttgctatatcttttctaactgatccgGGTTCTGGTTTTCAAAAACCGGACTCTCAAAACCGCCTaatttcccatagacttaacattCGTGTGTGTTACATCACTCTACAGTatgtgaaggctgtttgttaattttTGATGCAGCTGAAATGTTTAGGTTGTCTCAATAAGTTCTTTCTATTATTtaattgtaaataaacaaagttaccttagtaaatgatcaaaattaaaaggaattCATATGCATGAgaacaacaaactcaaaacagaGTTTTCCCAACTTATCCGGGTTTTCAGGGACTGCGCCACTATATGTTGCTGCATCTGTGTTGCTTGGCAACCGCTTTGTTGTTGTAGCAACCAAAgtttcttggggcttattgctcaTTGCGATTGCTTTGTGTTTAGATTagtattttatgaaatgttaAAATTCAATGAAATTCTATCATAATTTACGCATTTCTCTTTAATCCTGTATGATTGTTTTGTCCTTGAAAGACAAATGAATTGATGACTTTTATGCCACAAGCAGGTTTAGTTTTTGGTTCTTATTACTTGAAGAAATGTTCTTGTTTTACAACATAAATTTCACAATCACTGAAATTTCTAAATTGTTGTGTGCTTTAAAGAAATGTTGCTATGTTCAATAGGTTGCAAAGTAACTCAAAATGTTAATCACAGAACCTTATttcagttttcttttttatagttttcttttagaatataaataatggtgaacctctttaaaaaaattgaaatttcaGTTTTATAGGATGTGGGTATTAGTTAATTTTATGTGTTATatattgtggttaaagattgtGACTTGTTTTATCATTCTCCATGCAGCTCTGACCTCTTAAAATagcttgttttgtttctgttacaCTTGGGTCATAAGTGTACTGAAACCCAGTCCAACTAGTTTTCAAACTGATTAAAAGACGTGTTTTATCAGTACTTCCACATTGTCATTTACTTTGAAATATCCTGAGAAAATGgtgaaaaaatattgaaatatgtaaatgtgaaatatattcttcctaaaatatttttccgTTTACTGAGCATGAGCAACTGCAATAATTATCATATATTGATTTCATAAAATTCAAGCCAGTTACAAACTATAAAACCCTAAATAAAAACTCATAGTCAACCATAGCGCAAAATCAGTTATTTTTACTCTGCAGTGGCAAATGGAATCACTGACACAACTGAAAGAGGCTTGGAAGATCAGCATTCAAAAGtgaagaagagagaaagagtgtcAGAAGCTGGGGGTGAAGAGATGTGCTGGTCGCTTAGTTAGAGGGGTGAAAAGCTCCTCTTTGGTGCCATTGCATGTCACGAATGCGCCTCACTGACTGGATCTGCGGCAGCACAGCCCCGAACTCAGAACACTCCTTATACTCTCCTTTCTCAAACAAGTACTGATAGCCTCTGTATCCCGGGTACTGATAACCCACCCAGCTGTTAAGAAGACAAGCACGAGAAGATGAATAAACATGCTCTCTATACAGAAAGCCAATGTTTGCATTAAATATCAAAATACCATGAAGTATTTCGGCTTTGGTTTACTCACGTGCCACACTGCACACGGACTGAGGAAACTTTCTCATGATATCCATGAGCGTGAAAGCTGGGGACATCATCATCTATGATCTCAATCTTCCTCCCAGCGAAGCTTGGGTTCTCGTACAGCACGATCTTGTGTTCCTGGCTGTCCTGCAGGGATACAGTGATGATGTTCAACAATGTATTGGAAGTGTTATGctcatgaaattaaaataaaataaattcatatgcactaccagtcaaaagtgTGATGGTCCAAAAgtttcacaaacaaaaaaaaaggttGTGCCTAGacacttaaaaacatttttttgtttgttttaaataagttgGACCGGGCCCAGCTCAAAGGGAACGTATTCAGaaattgattaaatgttttctgAATGTTCTTACAAAAGTTATCAAGAATGTTCCTGCAGCAaccttaaaataacattttatctacATTGTATGTTCTTTCTAAATGTTCTGAaaagattataaaaatgttattcgTATATCTACATAATGGGAACTTtagcaaaacattttcaaaacatgtttttgtaagCTGGTCGATAATAGCCCTCAAATGTCCAGCACACATGATAACTCCTTGTAAAGTGTTTTGAA
Above is a genomic segment from Triplophysa rosa linkage group LG17, Trosa_1v2, whole genome shotgun sequence containing:
- the crybb2 gene encoding beta-crystallin B2, with amino-acid sequence MATDHQNPATKQKQPVTSAFKLVIYEQENFQGRCHELTGPCNNLQEAGVEKVGSILVPCGPWVGYEQPGCKGEQYVFEKGEYPRWDAWTNSRRSDCIFAFRPIKVDSQEHKIVLYENPSFAGRKIEIIDDDVPSFHAHGYHEKVSSVRVQCGTWVGYQYPGYRGYQYLFEKGEYKECSEFGAVLPQIQSVRRIRDMQWHQRGAFHPSN